In one Bacillus sp. PK3_68 genomic region, the following are encoded:
- a CDS encoding aldehyde dehydrogenase family protein yields MTNQMLEISSRVSEFLKGTKKLFINGEFVESASSRTFETVNPATGEVLATVYEAGEKDIDFAVKAAKKAFEEGPWSRMSAAEKAKLLFKLADLIEENKEEFAQLDTLDNGKPISECRTVDIPGTFEMFRYFAGWTTKNMGQTIPVSGNFLNYTRHEPVGVVGQIIPWNFPVNMLSWKIAPALAAGCTVVLKPAEQTPLSALYFAELVHKAGFPAGVVNIVPGFGQIAGQALAEHPDVNKLAFTGSTAVGKHLMKKAADTMKRLTLELGGKSPNIILPDADLSKAIPGVFTGIMFNQGEVCSAGSRVYVHKSQYEEVISGMVALAKEVKLGNGLDEETTMGPLVSKKQQDRVFEYINIGIKEGAKLAAGGGKREEGFFIEPTIFTDVEEHMTIAKEEIFGPVVVVMSYDSVEEVIERANSSAYGLGAGVWTENLKTAHNIANQLKSGSVWINCYDAIDPASPFGGYKESGFGREMGSYALENYTEVKSVWVSLD; encoded by the coding sequence ATGACCAATCAGATGTTGGAAATAAGCAGCAGAGTAAGCGAATTTTTAAAGGGAACAAAAAAGCTATTTATCAATGGGGAATTTGTGGAATCTGCGTCTTCACGCACATTTGAAACAGTTAATCCGGCTACAGGTGAAGTACTGGCAACAGTGTATGAGGCGGGCGAAAAAGACATTGATTTTGCTGTGAAAGCAGCCAAAAAGGCGTTTGAAGAAGGTCCTTGGTCAAGAATGAGTGCAGCTGAAAAAGCTAAGCTGCTTTTTAAACTAGCTGATCTTATTGAAGAAAACAAAGAGGAGTTTGCACAGCTGGATACGCTGGACAATGGAAAGCCAATTAGTGAATGCAGGACAGTTGATATACCAGGTACATTCGAAATGTTCCGATATTTTGCAGGATGGACAACAAAAAACATGGGACAGACTATTCCTGTTTCCGGAAACTTCTTAAATTATACACGACATGAACCTGTTGGTGTAGTCGGGCAGATTATTCCATGGAACTTCCCTGTTAATATGCTCTCGTGGAAAATTGCTCCAGCGTTAGCAGCAGGATGTACAGTTGTATTGAAGCCTGCCGAACAAACACCACTTTCCGCTTTGTATTTTGCCGAGCTTGTTCACAAAGCAGGATTTCCAGCTGGTGTAGTGAATATCGTCCCTGGATTTGGCCAGATAGCCGGACAAGCGCTTGCAGAACATCCAGATGTAAACAAGCTTGCGTTTACTGGTTCTACTGCTGTTGGCAAGCATTTGATGAAAAAGGCTGCGGACACGATGAAGCGCTTGACGCTTGAATTAGGTGGAAAGTCCCCTAATATTATTCTTCCAGATGCCGATCTCTCAAAAGCGATTCCAGGTGTATTTACCGGAATTATGTTTAATCAGGGAGAAGTGTGCAGTGCCGGTTCAAGAGTATATGTTCATAAAAGCCAATATGAAGAAGTTATTTCTGGCATGGTTGCTTTGGCGAAAGAGGTTAAGCTTGGAAACGGACTTGATGAAGAAACAACGATGGGACCTCTTGTATCTAAAAAGCAACAAGACCGGGTGTTTGAGTATATAAATATTGGAATCAAAGAAGGAGCGAAATTAGCTGCAGGCGGTGGGAAGAGGGAAGAAGGTTTCTTCATTGAACCGACAATCTTTACAGATGTAGAGGAGCATATGACGATTGCCAAAGAAGAAATTTTTGGACCGGTCGTTGTTGTTATGTCTTACGATTCGGTAGAAGAAGTGATTGAACGGGCAAACAGTTCAGCCTATGGGCTAGGTGCCGGTGTTTGGACAGAAAACTTAAAAACAGCCCACAATATAGCGAATCAATTGAAATCAGGAAGTGTTTGGATTAACTGCTATGATGCGATCGACCCAGCCTCTCCATTTGGCGGGTATAAGGAATCGGGATTCGGAAGAGAGATGGGTTCTTATGCACTGGAAAATTACACAGAAGTAAAAAGTGTATGGGTAAGTCTAGATTAA
- a CDS encoding Rid family hydrolase, translated as MSLQGEVKSPAIKRFRKFKTDQYYPSTLGKPEHHIKNEFSMAVRAGNRIFLRGQTGFDLEGNFHGIGDVAKQADQACKCVRQLIEEAGGTVNDICKITVYLLKREDRSKVYPVIAEHFKNVYPCSTGLIVSGFAMPEMLMEIDVEAVISEESNEG; from the coding sequence ATGTCATTACAAGGAGAGGTAAAAAGCCCAGCGATTAAAAGATTTAGAAAGTTCAAAACAGACCAATATTATCCTTCCACTTTAGGGAAGCCGGAGCATCATATTAAAAATGAGTTTAGTATGGCTGTACGGGCGGGAAATCGTATTTTCCTAAGAGGACAAACTGGCTTTGATTTAGAGGGAAACTTCCATGGAATTGGAGACGTGGCGAAGCAAGCAGACCAGGCATGTAAGTGCGTCAGACAACTGATTGAAGAAGCGGGCGGCACGGTTAATGATATTTGCAAGATTACTGTATATTTACTCAAGCGAGAAGACCGCAGTAAAGTCTATCCAGTAATAGCTGAACACTTCAAAAATGTTTATCCTTGCAGCACTGGTTTGATTGTCAGCGGTTTTGCGATGCCCGAAATGTTAATGGAAATTGATGTTGAGGCTGTGATTAGCGAAGAGAGCAATGAAGGCTAA
- a CDS encoding RidA family protein, whose translation MKTETVEIKRFRKFETNKFYPSHMGEESHHVANEFSMVVRAGNRIFMRGQTAFDLDGNFHGENDVIAQTENACRCIKQLLEEAGGKMTDVCKLTTYVTDRNYRKDVYSVIAKHFKGVYPVSTGLVVNGLALPEMLVEIDVEAIISDDK comes from the coding sequence ATGAAAACTGAGACAGTGGAAATTAAAAGATTTCGCAAGTTTGAAACAAACAAGTTTTATCCCTCTCATATGGGAGAAGAATCTCATCATGTAGCCAATGAGTTTTCAATGGTTGTTCGTGCTGGGAACCGCATATTCATGAGAGGTCAGACAGCATTTGATTTAGACGGGAATTTCCATGGAGAGAACGATGTTATTGCCCAAACAGAAAACGCTTGCCGCTGCATTAAGCAGCTTCTTGAAGAAGCTGGGGGAAAGATGACAGACGTTTGTAAACTCACAACCTATGTAACGGACCGGAATTATCGGAAAGATGTTTACAGTGTCATCGCTAAACATTTTAAAGGTGTATACCCGGTAAGTACTGGGTTAGTTGTTAACGGGCTGGCTCTTCCTGAAATGCTTGTGGAAATTGATGTAGAAGCTATCATCAGCGACGATAAGTAA
- a CDS encoding class II histone deacetylase, with the protein MKTGYIYDESYFWHDTGSGTLYLPSGGYLEKDVFSEDPATKRRVNNLLERCGLMKKLNKIEPRSATKQEIELFHTTDYINKVKLLSDTTGGDAGDHAIVGRGSYEIALLSTGGALTAVDAVMREEVENVYALTRPPGHHAETDKGIGFCLFNNVVIAAKYVREKYGLKRIMVLDWDVHHGNGTEKAFYEDSGVLFISVHEDLNFPSNTGYATDVGEGQGRGYNVNIPLPPGMSNAGYLSVFESIIRPLADEFKPELVIVSAGQDPSIFDPLGRMRVTAEGFGKMTEVMKEIAAKHCGKKLVFCHEGGYSNAYVPFCTLRIIEELSEIQSNVEDPFIAGSNGYPDKVYDHQKEAINHVIDIQSEFWSNLRVQV; encoded by the coding sequence ATGAAAACAGGATATATTTATGATGAGAGTTATTTCTGGCACGATACGGGGAGTGGCACATTATATTTGCCCTCTGGCGGCTATTTAGAGAAGGATGTTTTCTCCGAAGATCCTGCAACGAAGAGACGGGTGAACAATTTACTAGAAAGATGCGGATTGATGAAAAAGCTAAATAAAATTGAACCGCGGTCAGCCACTAAACAAGAGATTGAATTGTTTCATACAACGGATTATATAAATAAGGTTAAATTGCTGAGCGATACGACAGGCGGAGATGCAGGAGACCATGCCATCGTTGGAAGAGGGTCTTATGAGATTGCCCTGCTTTCTACAGGCGGCGCATTAACAGCAGTTGATGCGGTTATGAGGGAAGAGGTGGAAAATGTTTATGCACTTACCCGTCCGCCGGGACATCATGCTGAAACAGACAAAGGAATCGGGTTTTGCCTCTTTAACAATGTAGTAATCGCTGCAAAATATGTAAGGGAAAAATATGGACTAAAAAGAATCATGGTTCTTGATTGGGATGTCCATCATGGAAACGGAACAGAAAAGGCATTTTATGAAGACTCTGGTGTTTTGTTTATTTCTGTTCACGAAGACCTAAACTTTCCGAGTAATACGGGGTATGCCACAGATGTCGGAGAGGGACAAGGACGCGGCTATAATGTGAATATCCCTTTGCCCCCGGGGATGAGCAATGCTGGTTACCTAAGTGTTTTTGAATCGATTATTCGTCCGTTAGCAGACGAGTTCAAACCGGAACTAGTCATTGTCTCAGCGGGGCAGGACCCAAGCATATTTGATCCGCTGGGAAGAATGAGGGTGACGGCCGAAGGATTTGGAAAAATGACGGAAGTAATGAAGGAGATCGCTGCGAAACACTGCGGCAAAAAATTAGTTTTTTGTCATGAGGGCGGATACAGCAATGCTTATGTTCCATTTTGTACACTCCGTATTATTGAAGAGTTAAGTGAAATACAAAGCAATGTAGAAGATCCTTTCATTGCGGGGTCAAACGGATATCCTGATAAAGTATATGATCATCAAAAAGAAGCGATCAATCATGTTATCGATATTCAGTCAGAATTTTGGAGTAATCTTCGAGTTCAGGTGTAA
- a CDS encoding cytosine permease — MSANSNSIEQKSYEYVSLDERRGNPKELFFVWFAANTVSTTLITGALAVIVGLNFWWAALSILLGHAIGATVMALHSAQGPKLGIPQVMQSRAQFGYFGVILPMLIIFTMYLGYGASNTVLVGQGIYETLGIPLNLTVIISLIPMVLLAIYGQRLIQKSMKLYTIAYTVIFGTLTILVVSQVSMEMLNRGGFSFSEFILATSISVTWQITYGPYVSDHSRYMHPSESKKTFAYTYLGSYLSSVWLMLLGAALASMVADGNVMAQIKELGNGIGIVIVILLSLGLIVINSLNIYGAGIIALSIASNFFKFATTIKIRVFTCIIVGVLLALAATVGAGNFMNNFQIYLGFILFFIVPWSVINLTDFYLLRRQDHKPDEFMDKEGPFRKLKISSLTIYLIAIACQIPFINNGIYQGAISKMMDGLDVAWLVGILISFSLYYTFEKVKDHSSPKSIKKAI, encoded by the coding sequence GTGAGTGCTAACTCTAATTCAATAGAGCAGAAAAGTTATGAATATGTTTCTTTAGACGAAAGAAGAGGAAATCCGAAAGAGCTGTTTTTTGTTTGGTTTGCTGCGAATACAGTTTCGACTACCCTCATAACTGGAGCTCTAGCAGTTATTGTTGGCTTGAATTTTTGGTGGGCTGCTCTGTCGATTTTATTAGGGCATGCCATTGGAGCAACAGTAATGGCGCTTCATTCCGCTCAAGGGCCAAAGCTGGGCATTCCCCAAGTAATGCAAAGCAGAGCACAGTTCGGATATTTTGGGGTTATTCTGCCGATGCTGATCATTTTTACGATGTATTTAGGATATGGAGCAAGCAATACAGTATTAGTAGGGCAGGGAATTTACGAGACGCTTGGCATTCCTCTTAATTTAACTGTTATCATCAGTTTAATTCCAATGGTGCTGTTAGCGATCTACGGCCAGCGATTAATTCAGAAATCGATGAAGCTGTATACCATTGCTTATACGGTGATTTTTGGGACACTGACGATACTTGTAGTCAGTCAAGTATCTATGGAAATGCTTAACCGGGGAGGCTTCTCCTTTAGCGAGTTTATTTTGGCTACCTCGATCTCAGTTACTTGGCAGATTACTTATGGTCCCTATGTTTCTGATCACTCCAGATATATGCACCCGAGTGAATCTAAAAAAACCTTTGCCTATACTTACTTAGGGAGTTATTTGAGTTCTGTCTGGCTGATGCTTCTAGGGGCAGCCCTGGCAAGCATGGTTGCAGATGGAAACGTAATGGCCCAAATAAAGGAATTGGGTAATGGCATTGGCATAGTGATTGTTATTTTGCTATCTCTTGGATTAATTGTTATTAATTCATTAAATATTTATGGGGCGGGAATTATTGCCTTATCAATAGCAAGTAACTTCTTCAAATTTGCAACTACCATTAAAATACGTGTGTTTACTTGTATTATCGTTGGGGTTCTTCTTGCCCTTGCAGCTACTGTTGGGGCGGGGAACTTTATGAATAACTTTCAAATCTATTTAGGGTTTATTCTCTTCTTCATCGTGCCATGGAGCGTTATTAATTTAACAGATTTTTATTTGTTGCGGCGTCAGGACCATAAACCGGATGAATTTATGGATAAAGAAGGGCCATTTAGAAAGTTAAAAATCAGCTCATTAACTATTTATCTAATAGCTATTGCCTGTCAGATCCCATTTATCAACAATGGAATCTATCAAGGGGCTATATCTAAAATGATGGATGGATTAGATGTTGCCTGGTTAGTAGGAATCCTCATCTCCTTTAGTTTGTATTACACTTTTGAGAAGGTTAAAGATCATTCTTCACCGAAATCAATTAAGAAAGCGATATAA
- the nhaC gene encoding Na+/H+ antiporter NhaC produces MNQESNKNTTKDPSVWIALVPIIFMACALAIGIGVFGTDPHVPLLLSTVVAVIVALRLGHKWNSIEEHLTKTISVSIKALLILVIIGAFIGSWVASGIVPSMVYYGLGILSPTYFLVTACLISVLVSIAGNAWFAAGTIGVALMGIGHGLGIPLPMVAGAVVSGVYFGDKMSPLSDVTNFTSAVVNVDLFEHIRNLMNTTVPTLIISLLIYTFLGFRFRGESTDLTQVVKIREILSDQFVISPFLLLPLLVIVLIFVLKIPAIPGLTVGVLVGTFCALFVQHISLGDIITVMNSGYTADTGYDITDELLNQGGIQAMMYTVSLILIALSFGGVLEKAKILEAILGPLLSKVKRTGSLIAATAGTCITSNIVGCDQFMSVIIPGRMYLNEYKQRGLHPKLLGRTLEDCGTVTACLMPWTTCGIFMFSVLGVSAVEYAPYAFFCYISTFVAIIFGYFNIKINRLPLEEQTKEIDVNVKKAIDI; encoded by the coding sequence ATGAATCAAGAAAGTAATAAGAACACGACAAAGGACCCTTCTGTCTGGATCGCATTAGTACCGATTATATTTATGGCTTGTGCTCTGGCAATAGGGATCGGAGTTTTTGGCACTGATCCGCATGTTCCTCTTCTATTAAGTACGGTGGTTGCAGTAATTGTTGCTTTAAGGCTAGGACATAAATGGAATTCAATTGAAGAGCACTTAACAAAAACAATTAGTGTATCAATCAAGGCCTTGCTTATACTGGTGATTATCGGAGCGTTTATTGGTTCATGGGTAGCTTCTGGTATTGTTCCTTCAATGGTTTATTATGGTTTAGGGATTCTGTCTCCAACGTATTTTTTGGTTACTGCCTGCCTGATTTCAGTGCTTGTCAGTATAGCAGGAAATGCCTGGTTTGCCGCTGGCACCATTGGTGTAGCCCTGATGGGAATTGGTCATGGCTTAGGGATTCCTTTACCGATGGTTGCCGGAGCAGTTGTCTCGGGTGTATATTTTGGCGATAAAATGAGTCCGTTGTCAGATGTAACAAATTTCACTTCAGCAGTTGTAAATGTAGACCTCTTTGAACATATTCGGAATTTAATGAACACTACAGTTCCTACTCTTATTATCTCGCTTTTAATTTATACATTCCTTGGATTTAGATTTCGTGGAGAAAGTACCGATTTAACACAAGTTGTCAAAATCAGAGAAATTCTTTCTGATCAGTTTGTTATTTCACCGTTTTTATTGCTTCCGCTTTTAGTTATTGTATTAATTTTTGTATTAAAAATACCAGCTATTCCTGGTCTAACTGTCGGCGTTCTTGTTGGTACATTCTGTGCTCTTTTTGTCCAGCACATTTCACTGGGAGATATAATCACCGTCATGAATTCCGGTTATACTGCCGATACAGGATATGATATAACCGATGAATTATTAAACCAAGGCGGCATTCAGGCAATGATGTATACGGTTTCTCTTATTCTGATTGCTTTATCATTTGGTGGCGTACTTGAGAAAGCAAAGATATTGGAAGCGATTCTCGGCCCGCTGCTTAGTAAAGTCAAGCGAACGGGCAGCCTAATAGCGGCCACTGCAGGTACATGTATTACCTCCAATATTGTCGGCTGCGATCAATTCATGTCTGTTATTATTCCGGGACGCATGTATTTAAATGAATATAAACAGCGAGGGCTGCATCCCAAGCTGCTTGGACGTACGTTAGAAGATTGCGGAACAGTAACAGCCTGTCTTATGCCTTGGACCACTTGCGGGATTTTTATGTTCTCTGTGCTTGGCGTTTCTGCAGTTGAATATGCCCCTTATGCATTTTTTTGCTATATCAGTACTTTCGTAGCAATTATTTTTGGTTATTTCAATATAAAGATTAACCGCCTGCCATTAGAAGAACAAACGAAAGAAATAGATGTTAACGTAAAAAAAGCAATTGATATCTAA
- a CDS encoding aspartate aminotransferase family protein — protein MVISQKLSSVEQLIEADKKHYLHPTTVPKTFIENGPKIIFAEGQGIRVKDIKGQSYIDGASMLWNVNLGHGNKEIAQAAYDQMSTIAYSSSFYGYSNEKAVRLAEKVVSLAPGDLEAIFFTSGGSESNDTAFKLARFYWNLKGRPAKKKIISISRSYHGATVSAGTATRIDGFHSFSGSKDPDMVRAKSHLTNCELGDTSDPNYEGCIRDVIAKEGADTIAALILEPIQGAGGVHVSPDGYLKAVKSLCEENEILMISDEVICGFGRTGKMFGVDNWDVVPDIMSVAKGITSGYAQLGGVLVNKEIRDTIVQYDQILGHGFTYSGHPTACAVGLKTIEILERDNILENVNNMEKELKKGFEYLTDKHRYFTKTRAVGLLAGFELQQDRDADIPFAETVRPASYVVEQCFQRNLILRAADFEKGKDIVAIAPPLIINKEEVSEMINIIDAAVTQFEKTIK, from the coding sequence ATGGTTATTTCTCAAAAATTATCAAGCGTTGAACAGTTAATTGAAGCAGACAAGAAGCATTATTTACACCCAACGACAGTTCCAAAAACATTTATTGAAAACGGTCCTAAGATTATTTTCGCTGAGGGCCAAGGAATCCGTGTAAAGGATATTAAAGGCCAATCATATATTGATGGCGCTTCTATGCTTTGGAATGTTAACTTAGGGCATGGAAATAAAGAAATTGCCCAGGCGGCTTACGATCAAATGTCTACTATTGCCTACAGTTCTTCTTTCTACGGTTATTCTAATGAAAAGGCAGTACGCCTCGCGGAAAAAGTAGTATCCCTTGCACCGGGGGATTTAGAAGCTATCTTCTTTACTTCGGGCGGATCTGAATCGAATGATACAGCATTTAAATTGGCGCGTTTTTATTGGAATTTAAAAGGCCGTCCAGCCAAGAAAAAGATCATTTCCATTAGCCGCAGTTATCATGGTGCTACAGTTTCAGCCGGCACTGCTACACGCATTGACGGTTTCCATAGTTTTTCAGGTTCAAAAGACCCTGATATGGTAAGAGCGAAATCACATTTAACGAATTGTGAGCTAGGCGATACGAGCGATCCAAATTATGAAGGGTGTATCCGCGATGTGATTGCGAAAGAAGGAGCTGACACCATTGCTGCTCTTATTCTTGAGCCAATTCAAGGTGCAGGTGGTGTTCATGTCTCTCCTGATGGTTATTTAAAAGCAGTGAAATCACTTTGTGAAGAAAATGAAATTTTAATGATTTCTGATGAGGTGATTTGCGGATTTGGCCGAACAGGAAAAATGTTTGGTGTGGATAACTGGGATGTTGTTCCTGATATTATGAGCGTAGCGAAGGGGATTACCAGTGGCTATGCCCAGTTAGGCGGAGTATTAGTGAACAAGGAGATTAGAGACACGATCGTCCAATACGACCAGATTTTGGGACATGGCTTTACGTACAGCGGACACCCGACAGCTTGTGCCGTAGGATTAAAAACAATCGAAATTCTTGAACGCGACAACATTCTTGAAAACGTAAACAATATGGAAAAAGAGCTGAAAAAAGGCTTTGAATATTTAACAGATAAACATCGTTATTTTACAAAAACAAGAGCGGTTGGGCTGCTTGCCGGGTTTGAGCTTCAGCAAGACCGTGATGCAGATATCCCGTTTGCAGAAACAGTCAGACCGGCGTCCTATGTTGTCGAGCAGTGCTTCCAGCGCAACTTAATTTTAAGAGCGGCAGACTTTGAAAAAGGCAAAGATATTGTTGCTATTGCGCCACCGCTTATCATTAACAAAGAAGAAGTTTCAGAGATGATTAATATTATTGATGCAGCAGTAACTCAGTTTGAAAAGACAATTAAGTAA
- a CDS encoding amino acid permease — MESNRIQQDLHTEGQLQSTLKNRHVTMIALGGIIGAGLFVGSGAVINATGPAAVVSYILSGGLLFLVMRMIGEMAVAYPTAGSISEYARAGLGNWAGFSVGWLYWYMWVIVAAIEAVAGAGILVNYFPNIPPWFLCFILLVVLTLTNLYSVRSFAETEFWFASIKIFAIIFFITLGAIYLLGLWPGESPGLSNLYSAGGFFPNGTVAALVGSVTVLFSMGGAEIATIAAAESDQPAKYAAKATNQVMYRIFFFYVVSVFFIVAIVPWNFKFAGVAIQSPFAIALEQLGIPFAPFIMEAVVLTAVLSSLNSCLYITSRSLFALTKKGDAPKFLVKLNKRGVPVRAILAGTVFGYVGVVLNYFFPETVFLFLINSAGAISLFYYLILAFAQIRLRRRLEQEAPEKLQLRMWLFPYLSYITIAWMLTVVGAMIWISGTRSQVFLSLTSFAIILIAYMLRSRYSKQSESSPMEQEAEYVDASKG; from the coding sequence ATGGAGAGCAATCGTATCCAGCAAGACCTCCACACAGAAGGACAGCTGCAAAGTACGTTAAAGAACCGACATGTAACAATGATAGCGCTCGGCGGGATCATTGGGGCTGGGCTTTTTGTTGGAAGCGGAGCAGTGATTAATGCCACCGGACCAGCAGCAGTTGTTAGTTATATCCTATCTGGCGGGCTGTTATTTTTAGTGATGCGTATGATTGGTGAAATGGCGGTGGCCTATCCGACTGCCGGTTCTATTTCCGAATACGCCCGCGCAGGTTTAGGAAACTGGGCGGGGTTTAGTGTCGGCTGGCTTTATTGGTATATGTGGGTCATTGTAGCTGCGATTGAAGCGGTAGCAGGGGCTGGCATTCTAGTAAACTATTTTCCGAATATACCTCCTTGGTTTCTATGCTTCATACTGTTAGTTGTTCTTACCTTAACAAACCTTTATTCGGTGCGTTCTTTTGCTGAAACTGAATTTTGGTTTGCCTCTATAAAAATATTTGCGATTATTTTCTTCATTACACTTGGTGCCATCTATCTGCTTGGATTATGGCCTGGTGAATCACCAGGTCTTTCAAACTTATACTCTGCGGGAGGTTTTTTCCCTAACGGAACTGTTGCTGCATTAGTTGGAAGTGTGACAGTGCTCTTCTCAATGGGAGGAGCTGAAATTGCTACTATTGCAGCTGCAGAATCTGACCAGCCTGCTAAGTATGCTGCAAAAGCCACTAATCAAGTCATGTATCGTATCTTTTTCTTTTATGTAGTTTCTGTCTTTTTTATTGTAGCTATTGTGCCATGGAACTTTAAGTTCGCCGGCGTTGCTATTCAAAGTCCTTTTGCTATTGCATTAGAACAATTAGGTATTCCTTTTGCTCCATTCATTATGGAGGCGGTTGTTTTGACTGCTGTGCTTAGCTCGCTCAATTCTTGTCTTTATATAACATCTAGAAGCTTATTTGCTCTAACTAAGAAAGGAGATGCCCCGAAATTCCTTGTCAAATTGAATAAACGGGGAGTACCGGTAAGGGCCATACTTGCCGGCACGGTTTTTGGCTATGTAGGTGTTGTCTTAAATTACTTCTTTCCTGAAACTGTATTTCTGTTTTTGATTAATTCAGCGGGAGCCATTTCGCTGTTCTATTACTTAATACTTGCTTTTGCTCAAATTCGTTTGCGGCGTAGACTGGAACAGGAAGCACCTGAGAAATTGCAGTTGAGAATGTGGTTATTTCCTTATTTGTCTTATATAACTATTGCATGGATGTTGACAGTGGTTGGAGCGATGATATGGATCTCAGGTACACGTTCACAAGTTTTCCTAAGCCTGACCAGCTTTGCGATAATTCTGATAGCTTATATGTTACGCAGTAGGTATAGCAAGCAGTCAGAGAGCTCCCCTATGGAGCAAGAAGCAGAATATGTGGACGCATCTAAGGGGTAA
- a CDS encoding DUF1028 domain-containing protein, translated as MKITSTFSVAGRCAATGALGAVVTSSSPSVGARCPWVKSNVGVILTQNVTDPRLAAIGLSAMEKGYNAQAAIRTMMAASDFPEFRQLAVVDAKGGSSVFTGEKALGVHGEFYAEDVASIGNLLSDPSIPIAMGQRFMDRKDLPLPERLISAIELGFNMGGELDDEHSIALLVYHPDAPFAYVDLRVDYSEDPLQDLKKLWEIYSPQAMDYKIRAIEPERAPSYGVKGDE; from the coding sequence ATGAAGATAACGAGTACATTTTCTGTAGCGGGACGTTGTGCAGCAACAGGAGCTTTGGGAGCGGTCGTAACTTCCAGCAGTCCATCTGTTGGGGCAAGGTGTCCCTGGGTCAAGTCGAATGTAGGAGTTATTCTCACGCAGAATGTAACCGATCCACGTCTGGCAGCTATCGGGCTATCTGCTATGGAAAAGGGATATAATGCACAAGCAGCGATCCGCACGATGATGGCTGCTTCGGACTTTCCAGAATTCAGACAGCTGGCTGTTGTCGATGCAAAAGGTGGATCGAGTGTATTTACAGGTGAAAAAGCGCTCGGTGTGCATGGAGAGTTTTATGCCGAGGACGTAGCAAGCATTGGTAATCTGTTAAGCGATCCATCTATTCCAATTGCAATGGGCCAGCGCTTTATGGATCGTAAAGATCTTCCATTGCCTGAGCGCTTAATTTCGGCGATCGAACTCGGATTTAATATGGGCGGGGAATTAGATGATGAGCATTCTATTGCTCTTTTAGTCTATCATCCAGATGCGCCGTTTGCTTATGTTGATCTACGGGTGGATTACAGTGAAGATCCGCTTCAGGATTTGAAGAAGCTGTGGGAGATTTACAGTCCGCAGGCAATGGATTATAAGATTAGAGCCATTGAGCCGGAACGCGCACCTTCTTATGGAGTAAAAGGTGACGAATAA